The following proteins are co-located in the Micromonospora viridifaciens genome:
- a CDS encoding asparaginase: MGKTYEGGVPLAEVVRSGFVEGVHRGSVVVLDAAGAPVAGAGDPTSPIFPRSSNKPMQAIGMLRAGLPLTDRADVALVSASHAGEEFHVERVTALLRGAGLTEEALHCPPDLPVGEAAREAVLRAGGGPRRIQMNCSGKHTGMLLTCLAAGWPVNGYWRPEHPLQQRLTAAVEELTGESVAAVGVDGCGAPVLAVSLTGLARAYLRLVSAEPGTVERTVADAMRAYPELVGGTQADDTRLMRGVPGLLAKVGAEGVIAAAIPEVGAVALKIDDGAGRARMPVLVSALRRLGVEAPVLTEYAEVPLLGGGLPVGAVRAVW, encoded by the coding sequence GTACGAGGGCGGCGTGCCGCTCGCCGAAGTGGTCCGGTCCGGGTTCGTGGAGGGCGTGCACCGCGGGTCCGTGGTGGTGCTCGACGCCGCCGGGGCGCCGGTGGCCGGGGCGGGGGATCCGACCTCCCCGATCTTCCCCCGCTCGTCCAACAAGCCGATGCAGGCGATCGGCATGCTCCGGGCCGGGCTGCCGCTGACCGACCGGGCCGACGTGGCACTGGTCTCGGCCAGCCACGCCGGCGAGGAGTTCCACGTGGAGCGGGTCACCGCCCTGCTGCGCGGCGCCGGCCTGACCGAGGAGGCGCTGCACTGCCCGCCGGACCTGCCGGTCGGCGAGGCCGCCCGGGAGGCGGTGCTGCGGGCCGGCGGCGGCCCGAGGCGGATCCAGATGAACTGCTCCGGCAAGCACACCGGGATGCTGCTGACCTGCCTCGCCGCCGGCTGGCCGGTGAACGGCTACTGGCGGCCCGAGCACCCGCTCCAGCAGCGGCTGACCGCCGCGGTCGAGGAGCTCACCGGGGAGTCGGTGGCGGCCGTCGGGGTGGACGGCTGCGGTGCCCCCGTGCTCGCCGTCTCGCTGACCGGGCTGGCCCGGGCGTACCTGCGGCTGGTCTCGGCCGAGCCGGGCACCGTCGAGCGGACGGTGGCCGACGCGATGCGGGCGTACCCGGAGCTGGTGGGCGGCACCCAGGCGGACGACACCCGGCTGATGCGGGGCGTACCCGGGCTGCTGGCCAAGGTCGGCGCGGAGGGCGTGATCGCGGCGGCGATCCCGGAGGTCGGCGCGGTCGCCCTCAAGATCGACGACGGCGCCGGGCGGGCCCGGATGCCGGTGCTGGTGTCGGCGTTGCGCCGGCTCGGGGTCGAGGCCCCGGTGCTGACCGAGTACGCCGAGGTGCCACTGCTCGGCGGCGGCCTGCCGGTCGGTGCGGTCCGCGCCGTCTGGTGA
- a CDS encoding alpha/beta fold hydrolase, whose product MTKIEVNGAALAYDEAGSGSPVVLVHAGIADRRMWRGQLPALAARHRVITVDLRGYGDSELPPAPFAHHDDLVGLLDALGIAQAALVGCSFGGKVAVDTALAYPERVSALALFGAPVSGNEWSEETEQLWDELVGELDPEDFAATAAGEVRFWVVGPTRRPEDVDPELVRFAEEMDRRALAAELALSAVEVGELDPPAIDRLTELRMPVLVGTGADDLADLRRLADQIAAEAPQGVRLPDVPNAAHLLPLERPEPVNAALLNFLP is encoded by the coding sequence GTGACCAAGATCGAAGTCAACGGCGCTGCGCTCGCGTACGACGAGGCCGGTAGCGGCAGCCCGGTGGTGCTGGTGCACGCCGGCATCGCCGACCGGCGGATGTGGCGGGGGCAGCTGCCCGCGCTCGCCGCCCGGCATCGGGTGATCACCGTCGACCTGCGCGGATACGGCGACTCCGAACTGCCGCCCGCGCCGTTCGCCCACCATGACGACCTGGTCGGGCTGCTGGACGCCCTCGGCATCGCGCAGGCCGCCCTGGTCGGCTGTTCGTTCGGCGGCAAGGTCGCGGTGGACACCGCGCTGGCTTACCCGGAGCGGGTCTCCGCGCTGGCCCTGTTCGGCGCTCCGGTCTCCGGCAACGAGTGGTCCGAGGAGACCGAACAGCTCTGGGACGAGCTGGTCGGTGAGCTCGACCCGGAGGACTTCGCCGCGACCGCGGCCGGTGAGGTGCGTTTCTGGGTGGTCGGCCCGACCCGCCGCCCGGAGGACGTCGACCCTGAGCTGGTCCGGTTCGCCGAGGAGATGGACCGGCGGGCGCTCGCCGCCGAGCTGGCGCTGAGCGCCGTCGAGGTCGGCGAACTCGACCCGCCGGCGATCGACCGGTTGACCGAGCTGCGGATGCCGGTGCTGGTCGGGACCGGCGCGGACGATCTCGCGGACCTCCGCCGCCTCGCCGACCAGATCGCCGCGGAGGCCCCTCAGGGCGTACGCCTGCCGGACGTTCCGAACGCCGCCCACCTGCTGCCGTTGGAACGCCCGGAGCCGGTCAACGCCGCCCTGCTCAACTTCCTACCGTGA
- a CDS encoding DUF2516 family protein — translation MAYAAPIFAFEVRYVIELILLVFALVIEGVALVHAITQRSDAFAAIGTLPKGGWIAILAVCLVLTLPAFGFGPLSIFGLIGIAAALVYLLDVRVGLRGLQDGRGSW, via the coding sequence ATGGCCTACGCCGCGCCGATCTTCGCGTTCGAAGTCCGCTACGTGATCGAGCTGATCCTGCTCGTCTTCGCCCTGGTGATCGAGGGAGTGGCGCTGGTGCACGCGATCACCCAGCGCTCCGACGCGTTCGCCGCGATCGGCACCCTGCCCAAGGGCGGCTGGATCGCCATCCTGGCGGTCTGCCTGGTGCTGACGCTGCCGGCGTTCGGCTTCGGCCCGCTGAGCATCTTCGGCCTGATCGGCATCGCGGCCGCACTGGTGTACCTGCTGGACGTCCGGGTCGGGCTGCGCGGCCTGCAGGACGGCCGAGGCTCCTGGTGA
- a CDS encoding alpha/beta fold hydrolase — MRSFRWPPPPDGGPRTWGPGPGAPRTGRPALPEPETELVTTPHGVRLERLVTGTGEPVTVFAHGLGNGIATTRPFGSAVTGRKIFFQFRGHGRSDSPPGPWNYLDLARDLRAIADLGGATRAFGASLGAGALCRLLAESPERFEKLVFFLPAVLDTPRGEVARARLSDLLDAVADGDASALADVVSLELPPAVRNTPAGWAYLRQRLDQLLRDGLAPGLASLPDQTPLRTADALSGVTVPALVIGCAGDDLHPVAVAEQLAAALPHATLHVYDRPGVLWTERADLRERISAFLNG, encoded by the coding sequence GTGAGGAGCTTCCGCTGGCCCCCGCCGCCGGACGGCGGCCCCCGCACCTGGGGTCCCGGCCCCGGCGCGCCCCGCACCGGCCGGCCGGCGCTGCCCGAGCCGGAGACCGAGCTGGTCACCACCCCGCACGGGGTACGGCTGGAGCGGCTGGTCACCGGCACCGGTGAGCCGGTGACGGTGTTCGCGCACGGGCTCGGCAACGGCATCGCCACTACCCGGCCGTTCGGCAGCGCGGTCACCGGCCGCAAGATCTTCTTTCAGTTCCGCGGGCACGGCCGCTCGGACTCTCCGCCCGGGCCGTGGAATTACCTGGACCTGGCCCGCGACCTGCGGGCGATCGCCGATCTCGGCGGGGCCACCCGGGCCTTCGGGGCGAGCCTGGGCGCGGGCGCGCTGTGCCGGCTGCTCGCCGAGAGCCCGGAACGCTTCGAGAAGCTGGTCTTCTTCCTCCCCGCCGTGCTGGACACCCCGCGCGGCGAGGTAGCCCGCGCCCGGCTGTCCGACCTGCTCGACGCCGTGGCGGACGGGGACGCCTCCGCCCTGGCCGACGTGGTGTCGCTGGAGCTGCCGCCGGCCGTCCGCAACACCCCGGCCGGCTGGGCGTACCTGCGGCAACGGCTGGATCAGCTGCTCCGGGACGGGCTCGCGCCGGGGCTGGCCAGCCTGCCGGACCAGACCCCGCTGCGGACCGCCGACGCGCTGTCCGGGGTCACCGTTCCGGCGCTGGTGATCGGCTGCGCCGGCGACGACCTGCACCCGGTTGCGGTCGCCGAGCAGTTGGCCGCCGCGCTCCCGCACGCCACCCTGCACGTGTACGACCGGCCGGGCGTGCTCTGGACCGAACGCGCCGATCTGCGGGAACGGATCTCGGCGTTCCTGAACGGGTAA
- a CDS encoding alanyl-tRNA editing protein: MGVTHHGRTHRLDLADPTLREWACTVLAADPEQGIVLDRSAFYPGGGGQPPDHGVLLWQGVQTRIVGTRKGDDLWLIPAEDDPLPPVGTAVTGAVEDARRTRLMRTHSGLHVLCGVVFRDFGALVTGGNMEPGEARMDFNLPEVPPDFKTRIEELVNAEVAADRAVAVRVLPRAEALALPDIIRTQSNLIPPDEQEVRIVDIVGLDVQADGGTHVASTAQIGKIQVVKVESKGRANRRVRVRLAD; this comes from the coding sequence ATGGGCGTCACACACCACGGCCGTACGCACCGCCTCGACCTCGCCGACCCCACCCTGCGGGAGTGGGCGTGCACGGTGCTGGCGGCCGATCCCGAGCAGGGCATCGTGCTGGACCGGTCGGCCTTCTACCCGGGCGGCGGGGGCCAGCCGCCGGACCACGGGGTGCTGCTCTGGCAGGGGGTGCAGACCCGGATCGTGGGCACCCGCAAGGGCGACGACCTCTGGCTCATCCCGGCCGAGGACGACCCGCTGCCTCCGGTCGGCACCGCGGTCACCGGCGCGGTCGAGGACGCCCGCCGGACCAGGCTGATGCGGACCCACTCCGGCCTGCACGTGCTCTGCGGGGTGGTCTTCCGCGACTTCGGTGCGCTGGTCACCGGCGGCAACATGGAGCCCGGCGAGGCCAGGATGGACTTCAACCTGCCCGAGGTGCCGCCGGACTTCAAGACCCGGATCGAGGAGCTGGTCAACGCCGAGGTGGCGGCCGACCGGGCGGTCGCCGTCCGGGTGCTGCCCCGGGCGGAGGCGTTGGCCCTGCCGGACATCATCCGTACCCAGTCCAACCTGATCCCGCCGGACGAGCAGGAGGTCCGGATCGTCGACATCGTCGGCCTGGACGTGCAGGCCGACGGCGGCACCCACGTCGCCTCCACCGCCCAGATCGGCAAGATCCAGGTGGTCAAGGTGGAGAGCAAGGGCCGGGCCAACCGCCGGGTCAGGGTGCGCCTGGCGGACTAG